ATATTTTCAAAAAGCACAAATTGTCCATTTGGAGCTTCCTGGTGAGCAGACTGATCAATGGCCGGTTGTCATGCCGCCGGGCACGCAATATATTCTTGCTTTTGATGGCGGGCGAATTGTGGCTGGTGCCACTCATGAAAACACCGATGTCTTCGATACCCGTTTAACAGCAGGCGGTATTCATGAAGTTCTCAGTAAAGCAACGGAAACCGCTCCTGGTTTGAGCGATGGCCGCTTTCTTGAAGGGCGGGTTGGTTTTCGGCCCTTTACCGAAGACTTCCTGCCGGTTATAGGAGCCGTGCCTAAATGGAAAGGCCTGCTAGCCGCAAATGGATTAGGTGCTTCCGGTTTGACGATGGGTCCATACCTCGGTTCACAGCTAGCGAATCTGGCACTTAATGAACACCTTGAAATAGACTTGCAGCTCTATTCTTTGAATAAAGCGATGAAGAGTGAAGGAAGTGAAAGCATTGAGTAATAAAGAATTAGAAAAACAAATTATTCAAAACTATCAAAATGAAGAAAAAATGATGATTCTTGTTTTTGCTCAATGGTGCGTTAATCACGATCTCAATCCTGAAGAATTGTATCTAGCCGCCTATCCGCAGCAAGCGGATAATCAGGCGTTAAAAGATGCTTTGGAATTGACTGTTTCTAAGGAAGAAGCAGGAGTCATTGAAGACGATACGCTGCTTGGAGTGCTTTCCTTATTTGGCAATGAAGACCTTGCATTTGTTGTGACAGAAGAAATCGATAAGCGAAAAAAGAAGAACAGATGAAGCAGCATTGGCGGCAAGGGCTTTAGATGTAATTCTTCCCTAAGTCTGCTAAAGTGGATATATAGTGATTTACAGAAGGAGAGTGCAGATTGACGTGCATAGGCATAATCAGTCTATTTCGGTGCAAACGGCCATTTTGACCGTAAGCGATACACGTACAAAAGAAAATGACATAAGCGGAGCAGCCATCCGGGAAATTTTAGAGGCGAATGGACATCCTGTTGAGGAATATACAATTGTTAAGGATGACGTTTTATCAATCCGCGCTGCAATAGCGGGCTGGTGCGAACGTTCTGCCATCCAGGCTATTATCATTACAGGGGGAACAGGATTCAGTCCAAGAGATGTTACATATGAAGCAGTATCTAATTTGTTTCACAAGGAAATGAAAGGATTTGGGGAACTTTTCAGGAATCTGAGCTACGAAGAAATCGGTGCAAAGGCCATGTTCAGCAGAGCTGCCGCGGGAAGCATAAACGGCCGTGCTGTATATGTACTGCCCGGCTCAGAAAACGCAGTAAAACTCGGAATGTCAAAGCTCATTCTTCCATCCATTCAGCACTTCACAGAGGAGTTAAACCGTCCATGAAAATTACTGGCGTAGTTCTCGCGGGCGGCAGGTCTTCAAGATTTGGCAAACCGAAAATGTTCGAGCTGCATAATGGTAAACCTTTCTATGAACATAGTTTGGATGCATTAAAACAAAATCACCTCTCCCCTCTTGTGATTTCGACGAATGAAGAGCTTGTCGGACAGTTTAAGCGTGAGGATGTCCGGCTGATTGTTGAGGAAGAGTCTTCTTCCTATCAAGGGCCCTTGTATGCCATCCATAATGTAATGAGCCGGATCGATGATCCAGATTGGTTTTTCATTCTGTCATGCGATATCCCTTTTGTCACAGCAGAATTTGTGGAAGAAATGATTGGCTTTGCCAATGATTCTGAAGCAGATGCGGTCGTACCGGTTCAGGGCGGACGCATACAGCCATTAATGGCCCTGTATCATAAAAGAACCATTGAAAATCAAGAGAAAATGCTGGCAGCTGATGAACACAAGCTTGAGCATCTTCTGAATGATTTACATGTATTAACGATTCCATTTCCTGAGGATGATCCTGCTTTTATTAACATTAATCATGCCAAGGACTGGAATAAGGATTATTAGGAGGAAAGCTTTATGAGTTCTTTCACGCATTGGAACGAATCAGGAAGACCAAAAATGGTGGATATATCAGATAAGGACAGCTCAAACCGCACGGCAGTTGCTCAAGCTGTCATTACTTTATCCCCTGAACTCTATGAAGCGATACAAGCGGGATCCATTAAAAAAGGCGATCCGCTGCAGGTGGCTCAGATTGCTGGGATTATGGGCGCAAAGAAAACAGCGGAGATTATTCCGATGTGCCACCCTATTCATCTGCAGGGCACGGACTTTGACTTTCAATATTTGAAAATCAAGGAAGGCTACGAGCTGATTATGCAGGCAGAAGTAAAGTGCGACGGTAAAACGGGCGTTGAAATGGAAGCCTTGACCGCGGTATCCATTGCTGCGCTTACTTTTTATGATATGTGCAAAGCGGTTGATAAAAGCATGGTCATTAAGGAAACCTCCCTGCTGAAAAAAACAGGTGGAAAGAGCGGCGATTATATCCGCTCTTAAACGGATCCCATTGGAAATAGCCTGAGTAATTTGGTCGTGAAATAGAAAACCGAATTTACAAAGCTACTATAAAGGTAAATGGCATAGTTTACGTCAATAAAATCAGACAGAAAAACGCAGAGGCTGCTTGATCCTCTGCGTTTTTTAACATTATTTCTGATCCTATGAACTTCTGGTTATTCTTTTCCGCTAAACTCTAAAATATTTAAACCCTCTGATGCTTCCGGTGCTTCAAAATATTTAGTAACATTGATAAACACTGCTTCCGTGTCAAAAGCTGTTCTTTCGGGTTCTTCATTACGCCTTTTTGCAATTTGATGCAAGCATTGCTCGTTCGTTAGATTAAGGAAAATTAGCTGATGGCTTGCGTTGATTTCTGCCGCAATATCCAAAAACCACTTTCGCAGTTTTTGAGTATTGGCTGGAAAATCCATTACGACATCTGTACCGACACTTAAAATGTTTTGGACATGCTTTTTCACCAATGGCTTGAGCTTCGCTGAATATTTCAGATAATCCTCAAATGAGACGATCTGATTGGGATAAAGAGACGAAAGCCATTCATCCTCTGACAACAGTACCGCATGCTTATCTATCGCCAATTGTTTTGATTTAGTTGATTTTCCTGCGCCCATTTTTCCACAGAAAAAATATAGCGTCCCCGATTGTTTCATATTTTTTAGTCCCCAATCTTTTTATATCGGCTGTTGCTCCGCTTTATGTATTTTTATCATTAGAAATGGTCTCTAATATATCCGGAAATTGAAAAGGGAGAAAAATGACTCATACTATTATTTAAATATTTAACAAGCATTTCAAACTTGATCTACCTTCAATAAATAATGTCGCTACCATCAAATTCTTTATTAGCCATACCTAACCCTTTTTGGATTAGAGGTTCTTCATCTAATCGAATGACCCTGCCTCTGCACGTTTTCCTTCAGCCCCCGTTTTCTCTCTAAAAACCAGCCAAAGCACGAGTCCCATACCTGCGGCTATTCCTTCGAGAGAAAGAATATACCAGGGATAGGGTCCAAGCAGATCGAGCAAACTTCCGCTGGACGGCTTATGGTCAAGGAACATGTAATTTCCTCCCGTATAGCGGTTTACAAAAAGGACGATCGGAAGCAGGATATTTAGAAATACAACCGTTTTTAAAACCGAATAAATGGTAGGCCGATACCCCTTCACCCATGTATAGTAGAGCGGAACGGCGATAATCCACGTATGCGTATAGAAAAAATGAAAAAAACGAAAATGCGGAAAATCGATTGAGAGCACCGGAGTCAGCAAAGCCTGAGACGCTCCCATTAATCCGATAAACAGCAGGATTTCATACACAAGACGGCTCCCTGTAAGCAGCAGCAATACAGTCAGAATAAAACTGATATTGCAAAGCTCGAGCGGAAGTGCATGTCTTACTTCCCAATTGTTATTAACAATCAGCCAAACGTGATAAAGAAGTTCAACCGCAGCTAAGCTGACAGCTAAGCCAATCTCTAAGGGTTTCATCTTTTTTTCTTTAAGCACTGATCTAAAAACATATAAAACAATCAATAAAACGAGAAGCACAGCCAAAGCAGCAATATGACTGCTGCCGAACATAGCAAAAGGAAAATCCTCCTGATTGTTTCCGAATAGATTCATTTTTCCTTCTCCATCAAAGTATGACGTCCCTTTCATATTATCATTATTCTAAAGGATGGGAGACCCCTTTTTTGGAAGTCTATTGCTGTCATATTCTTGCTTACCTATTCATAAATCGTTATCGGCTTCCTTCTATTGGTTTATAATTTTCCTATAAAGGAGTGATGAGTGTGAAAGAACAGGAGCTGTTTGAAGCAATCTATGAAACGATTTTAAGCAGAACTGCGAAATATGATGGCTTATACTATGTCGGAATCACCTCAACCAAAATCTTCTGCCGGCCCTCCTGCCGTTCGAGGACACCTAAAAGAGAAAATGTCAGGGTGTACGGAAGCATCCAGGAAGCAATCGATGCAGGATTCCGGGCGTGCAAACGGTGCAAGCCTGAGGTTTCAGGCTTGCATGGTCCTGATGCAGAACTGGCTGAAAAATTAAAGGAGCTCATTCACCATCAATATAGAGAAGCATTAACATTAAACACCATGGCCCTGCAATTAGCCATAAGTCCGTATCATCTCCTGCGAGTATTTAAACGTGTCACAGGTTTGACCCCATCCAAATATTTGATGAATTACAGAATGAGCGAGGCAAAAAAGCTATTGCTGGCAGATCAAAAAGCCATCGCTGAAGTTGCAGCTGAGACAGGATTTTCAAATCCACCGCATTTTTCATCTGTGTTTAAAAAGATAGCAGGCTGCACCCCTCAGGAATACAGAGAAAAAATGGCGGAAGAAGGGGAACGTTTAAAATGAATGAAATCGTGCCTGTTTACTGGAGTCAATTTTCACATGAAACTTTCAACCCTCTCCCTTTCTATATTGCTGCGACCGATTATGGCGTTTGCAGGCTGACATGGCCGGGAGAATCTTTTGAAACTTTAGAAGACTGGGTTGCTTTAAAAATTCCGGGTTCAAAATTAGAACATAATCCAAAAGAAACAGCTGTCTACATTCAAGAGCTTATGGAATATTTAAACGGAGAGCGAAAAGGATTTCAGTTTCCTATCGATTTATACGGAACCACTTTTCAAAAGGCTATATGGAACGCATTGTTAAACATCCCTTATGGAGCTGTCCGCAGCTATTCCCAGCTTGCAGAAGCTGCCGGAAATAAAAAGGCAGTCCGGGCAGCCGGAACAGCAAATGGCGCTAACCCCGTTCCGATCGCAGTACCCTGCCATCGAGTGATCGGCTCTAACAATACCTTGACCGGGTTCAGGGGCGGACTGCATATGAAAGAACGCCTTCTCCGATTGGAGGATTATCATGATTTCAGCATCAAAGGACATGCCCGTTTTCAATTTTAGCGCCGAGTCTGAATCCATGATCATCCAGGTGCCGAAATATTTCAGCTACAAAGAAACGCTTCATTACTTAACCAGGTCTACCCAGGAATGCCTTCATCAAGTTGTTAGCGGAGAAATCTATAAGGTTCTCGTTATTGACCAGCAGAAAATTCTTGTCAGGATAAAGGAAAGCGGTCATTCTTTTCTTGAGCTCAAAATAGTGGATGGTTCAGATAAAAGCGAGAGCATGCATCGTAAGGCTGCCGAATATACCGCCGACTGGCTCGATCTCACTACAGATCTCGACCCTTTTTATCAGATAGCAAATAACGATCCAATTCTTGGTTCTCTCACTCGGAAATTTGAGGGTCTTCGGATAATCGGGGTTCCTGATTTGTTCGAAGCATTGACCTGGGCTGTAATCGGACAGCAAATCAATCTGGCTTTTGCCTATACACTGAAGAAAAGATTGGTTGAAGCATACGGTGAGAAGCATGTATGGGCTGAACAGGCTTTTTGGACCTTTCCTGCTCCGGAAACCATAGCTTCACTTTCCGCAGAGAACCTGCGGGAGCTTCAATTTACAGGAAAAAAAGCAGAGTATGTGATCGGGATCGCCAAACTGATTGCAGATGGAAAGATAACGAAAGAAAATCTTCTGAGAGATCGGAATGTAAAGGGAATAGAAGAAAAACTTTTGTCCATCCGGGGGATCGGTCCATGGACAGCAAACTATTGTATGATGAGATGTCTCAGGATATCCTCGAGCTTTCCTTTTGGAGATGCGGCTCTTAACAAAGCTTTGCAGAACGCAGGATTTAAAGAGAGAAAACTTTCGAGAGAGGAAATGGAAGAAATCTTTTTACCCTGGTCACCGTGGGAGGCTTATGCTGTTTTTTATTTTTGGAGGAGCTTGTCAAAAGAATAGATGTAAACCCAATCCATATTGGATTGGGTTTACTTTGGCTTTTACTGATGGCTTTGACCTGCAGAACTTTTTTTCAACCTTCCATAATAAAGCCATGTTCTCAAAACAAAGGAACCGAACATAAAAATACAGATGGTATACATCACGGTATTCAACGCATTTAATCCCCTAAACCCGAAATTAGACCCGTTTGAAATAAAAATACTTAAATTCAATAAATAAACGAACGTAATAGGCAGAAACAAAAGACTATAAGAAAAAACGATTTTCCGTGCATGCTTTAACCGGTGAATCTTATCACTGTATAAGTTGGGCCTTTCCTCAAGTGCACCATATTCTCTGCTCCATATAGTCCATTTTTGCAAAGACGATTTGGAGGTAAATACGCTTTTCCAACCTGCATCCCTGTGCATTTCATAGTATTGTTCGTTCGAAATGTTTTGATAGTCGGCACAATAGCGAACTTGACGGGGATTGCCCTTCTTAAAGTAAAAAACAGTTCCTGTCCTGCTTACACGATATAGATGGAATCCTTTCCTCTCCTTTTCCTCAAGCCATTTCTCAAGTTGATCAGGAGCATACATCCAGCCAATTTTTCTTTTAACTATTAGTTCTCTTTTATTAATCAGATGTTTTTCTCTCTCTTTGCTAAATGCTTCATTACGCTTCGAAGGATCCTGGTTTTCACTGAAACTTTTTATCAATTTATTTAGCTTAAGAAAAGAGTAAACAGAAAACATACCAAGTATGATTGCTAATGCCCCAGCTGTTATGGGGATGAACCAAAGAGGACTCTCCTCCACCTCTACAGAAGTATTTTGGAAAAAAGAAACACTAAACATAGATGCGATGAAAATAGCAATGACGGATAAATAAATCAGGATACTGGCGAAGAGGTATTTACACTGCAGGCTTCGTTTGATGATCCCTTCACGGGAAGGAAAAGTCTTTAGCAGCATAGGCTGTTTTTCATTAACAGCTATATACCAGCGGCCGGATTGAACTCCTTTTCTCCATCCGTCTTCCAATAGCCCTTCAGAAAGGGTCTCGTTTTTTAAACGACTATATCCAATCTGGCAGGAAAGGGCTGCCGGCATCCCTTTCTCGAAAAAGAAACACCTTTTCCATCGGTTCATGCGGACAAGTAAATAACCCTCTTGACCCAATTCTGAAATCATCTGTTCTGTCTTCTGAATATCATAGCTCCAAAACGGTCTCCATACCTTTTTCATTCGAATTTCTCCTCATGATTTATGGCATTTTGATGCAGCTCCTTTAGCCGTTTGATTTCAGCTGCCATCAGTATTTTTCCAGTGTCAGTCACTTCGTACACCGTTTTTCTGTCTTCATCCGCAAATAAGGTAATGACCCCATCCTTTTGCATCTTTGTCAGAGTTCCATAAACGGTTCCGGAACCAAGACGGATTCTAGCGTTTGTCATTTCTTCTACATGTTTTACAATCCCATAACCATGCCTGGGCTTTGTTAAAGAAAGGAGAATATAGAATGCGGTTTCTGTCATGGGGGTATATTTTTTTAAGACGTTATCTATTTCCAAATGAACACCTCTAAGACTATGTCATAACATGACTATATCACGACGCGACATATTAAACAATGGATATTTTTCTAATTATAACCATTTAAAAGCAGAAACTTTGTATTAAAAATAAGCTGATGTAAGATTAAATGATCAACTAGGTTTTCAGAAAGAAGGTTTGCAATGAAACTCAGTATTTTAGACCAATCTCCCCTATCGTCCGGAAAAACACCGAAAGATGCACTGGAAGCATCCCTTCGCTTAGCCCAATATGGCGAAGGATTGGGATATAAAAGATATTGGATTGCCGAGCATCATGATTTCACCGGGCTGACGAGTTCGGCACCTGAGGTCATGCTTGGATACATAGGAGGGAAAACGAAGACGATCCGGCTCGGTGCCGGAGCGGTTTTATTGCCTCATTACAAACCTTTTAAAGTGGCAGAAACCTTTAATCTTCTCTCTACTCTTTTTCCTGACCGTATTGATCTCGGTATTGGAAGATCGCCGGGAGGCTCTGCTGAAGCGTCCATAGCCCTGTCCGGAAATTTCCTTGAAAATGTTAGACAGCTTCCTGATATTTATAACGATCTTCTGCATTTTATTAGAGGAGACTTTCCAGAAAACCATATGTTTTCAACGATTCAGCCTGCCCCGCTGCCTCCCGTTCCTCCGGATGTTTTTGTACTGGGAACGAGCAGGAAGAGTGCAAAGATGGCAGCGGAAGGCGGAACAGGTTATGTATTTGGACAGTTCATGGGAGGTACAGATCCGGAAATCATCCAATCGTACAAGGATGCTTTCCATGCAAGCGGTCATAAATCAAAACCTGAAGTACTACTGGCTGCTGCTGTAATATGTGCAGAAACCCGGGAGGAGGCAGAGAAAATTGCTTTAAGCAACCAAGTGTGGCAAATGATGCTTGCGAAGGGTGAAGGCAGGAAGGGGGTCCCTTCTTTCGAAGAAGCTGAGGCCTATGTGCTTACTCAGGAAGAAAAAGAACAGCTAGAAAAAATGAAAACCCTGCAGATTATCGGCAGCCCGCCTGATGTAAAGGCGAAACTAGAAAAACTTGCATTAGACTATGATGCGGATGAATTGATGATCATCACCATTACTCACAAAGAAGCCGACAAGCTCCATTCTTATAAGCTGATTGCTCATGAATTTGGATATTAAAAAGGCCGGGGGGTCACTTCCCGGCCTTTTTCTCTATCAATTCAAGAAAATAATCTCCTACTGCGTTCTCTTCATATAAATTCACAGCAGAGGTTGAATATTGTTTAATCACGGCTTGAAAGGAAAGGTCTTTTTCCGGCACTTTCACTTCGAAATCATTTTTGTAAAGCAAAGTTGTTGTATCATGATAATCCTGCCCGCTTTTCACTCTAAAATGGAAGCTGATTAAATGGGATCCATTCACTTCCTCATGGATGAAGTTTGTTCCTTCAATTGACCGTTCATTTATATTAATAATCATGACAATCACTCCTATTCCTGATAAAAAAGAGAGTTCTTTATAAAAGAACTCTCCTTTATTGGTTAATGATGGTTATGCCATCCTTTGTTTTTATTGATGATTTCAAATCGTTCCTGAGGGACGAAGAAAAACTGGATCCATACTCCGTCCAAAAATTCTTCACGGCTGTCCATTAGGATGTCTATATCTTTATCTGTTTTCACAATTTCATCATGTTCAGTCGGTGTATCAAGTTTTACATCATAATGGGCATGGTCCCCGTGCATTTCCGTGATGAACACCCGTATCATTTTCCCTTGTCCTTCTTCACTTTCAAGCATTCTTTTCAGCACTTTTGCTGCATTTCGATTTATTTTGCATTCCATAAGTTGATCTCCTTCACTGATGGTTATTTCATTAGCTGTGAAACAATTTCATAAGAGCGCAATCGTGCCTGATGGTCAAAAATGTTAGCCGTAATCATCATCTCGTCTGCCTGGGTTTCGTTTAAAAAGCTTTGAAGCTTCGCCTTCACTTGATCAGGATCACCGATTGCTGAAGCACGCAGTGTTTGCTGAATGGACGCTTTTTCATATTCATTCCACAAATCATCCATATCATCCACCGGAGGATTCAATTGGCCCGGACGGCCCCTGACAAGATTGAGAAATTGCTGTTTCATAGAAGTAGACAAATACTGCGCCTGTGCCTCGCTGTCGGCCGCTACTACATTCATTCCAACCATAGCATACGGTTCATCCAGAACGTCGGAAGGACGGAAATGATTCCTGTAGATTCTTAAGGCTTCAGTCGTATGATCCGGTGAAAAATGGCTGGCGAACGCAAATGGCAATCCAAGCTGACCGGCAAGATGGGCACTAAAGCCGCTTGATCCAAGCAGCCATACCGGAATATTTAATCCTTCACCGGGAATCGCTTTTACATGGCTGTATTCTGTCGGATTGAAGTATGCTCTCAGCTCCTCCACTTGTTCAGGAAAATCCTCCGCGCTCCCCTTTAGCTCTCTTCTTAAGGCCTGTGCTGTCAGCTGATCGGTTCCGGGTGCTCTTCCCAATCCAAGGTCGATTCGTCCCGGAAAGAGTGACTCGAGTGTTCCAAACTGTTCAGCAATGACAAGCGGAGCGTGGTTAGGAAGCATAATGCCGCCTGAGCCGACCCGGATGGTTGAAGTTCCCTGCGCGATATGACCAATCACGACTGCTGTCGCTGAACTGGCAATCCCTCTCATATTGTGATGCTCAGCAAGCCAATAGCGGTTGTATCTCCATTTTTCTGCATGCTGCGCCAAATCCAGCGAGTTGCCCAAAGCTTCCCCTGCATGGCTTCCAGAAACAATAGGTGCAAGGTCCAGGACAGAAAGCTTAATTTCATGCAGCTGTTTATTCTTTTCATCTGCGTAATTCCGTTTAAACACACGTATTCCTCCT
The Metabacillus sp. FJAT-52054 genome window above contains:
- a CDS encoding MogA/MoaB family molybdenum cofactor biosynthesis protein, whose protein sequence is MHRHNQSISVQTAILTVSDTRTKENDISGAAIREILEANGHPVEEYTIVKDDVLSIRAAIAGWCERSAIQAIIITGGTGFSPRDVTYEAVSNLFHKEMKGFGELFRNLSYEEIGAKAMFSRAAAGSINGRAVYVLPGSENAVKLGMSKLILPSIQHFTEELNRP
- a CDS encoding molybdenum cofactor guanylyltransferase, with the protein product MKITGVVLAGGRSSRFGKPKMFELHNGKPFYEHSLDALKQNHLSPLVISTNEELVGQFKREDVRLIVEEESSSYQGPLYAIHNVMSRIDDPDWFFILSCDIPFVTAEFVEEMIGFANDSEADAVVPVQGGRIQPLMALYHKRTIENQEKMLAADEHKLEHLLNDLHVLTIPFPEDDPAFININHAKDWNKDY
- the moaC gene encoding cyclic pyranopterin monophosphate synthase MoaC encodes the protein MSSFTHWNESGRPKMVDISDKDSSNRTAVAQAVITLSPELYEAIQAGSIKKGDPLQVAQIAGIMGAKKTAEIIPMCHPIHLQGTDFDFQYLKIKEGYELIMQAEVKCDGKTGVEMEALTAVSIAALTFYDMCKAVDKSMVIKETSLLKKTGGKSGDYIRS
- a CDS encoding ATP-binding protein; amino-acid sequence: MKQSGTLYFFCGKMGAGKSTKSKQLAIDKHAVLLSEDEWLSSLYPNQIVSFEDYLKYSAKLKPLVKKHVQNILSVGTDVVMDFPANTQKLRKWFLDIAAEINASHQLIFLNLTNEQCLHQIAKRRNEEPERTAFDTEAVFINVTKYFEAPEASEGLNILEFSGKE
- a CDS encoding TIGR02206 family membrane protein — encoded protein: MNLFGNNQEDFPFAMFGSSHIAALAVLLVLLIVLYVFRSVLKEKKMKPLEIGLAVSLAAVELLYHVWLIVNNNWEVRHALPLELCNISFILTVLLLLTGSRLVYEILLFIGLMGASQALLTPVLSIDFPHFRFFHFFYTHTWIIAVPLYYTWVKGYRPTIYSVLKTVVFLNILLPIVLFVNRYTGGNYMFLDHKPSSGSLLDLLGPYPWYILSLEGIAAGMGLVLWLVFREKTGAEGKRAEAGSFD
- a CDS encoding Ada metal-binding domain-containing protein encodes the protein MKEQELFEAIYETILSRTAKYDGLYYVGITSTKIFCRPSCRSRTPKRENVRVYGSIQEAIDAGFRACKRCKPEVSGLHGPDAELAEKLKELIHHQYREALTLNTMALQLAISPYHLLRVFKRVTGLTPSKYLMNYRMSEAKKLLLADQKAIAEVAAETGFSNPPHFSSVFKKIAGCTPQEYREKMAEEGERLK
- a CDS encoding methylated-DNA--[protein]-cysteine S-methyltransferase; the encoded protein is MNEIVPVYWSQFSHETFNPLPFYIAATDYGVCRLTWPGESFETLEDWVALKIPGSKLEHNPKETAVYIQELMEYLNGERKGFQFPIDLYGTTFQKAIWNALLNIPYGAVRSYSQLAEAAGNKKAVRAAGTANGANPVPIAVPCHRVIGSNNTLTGFRGGLHMKERLLRLEDYHDFSIKGHARFQF
- a CDS encoding DNA-3-methyladenine glycosylase; amino-acid sequence: MISASKDMPVFNFSAESESMIIQVPKYFSYKETLHYLTRSTQECLHQVVSGEIYKVLVIDQQKILVRIKESGHSFLELKIVDGSDKSESMHRKAAEYTADWLDLTTDLDPFYQIANNDPILGSLTRKFEGLRIIGVPDLFEALTWAVIGQQINLAFAYTLKKRLVEAYGEKHVWAEQAFWTFPAPETIASLSAENLRELQFTGKKAEYVIGIAKLIADGKITKENLLRDRNVKGIEEKLLSIRGIGPWTANYCMMRCLRISSSFPFGDAALNKALQNAGFKERKLSREEMEEIFLPWSPWEAYAVFYFWRSLSKE
- a CDS encoding DUF2812 domain-containing protein yields the protein MKKVWRPFWSYDIQKTEQMISELGQEGYLLVRMNRWKRCFFFEKGMPAALSCQIGYSRLKNETLSEGLLEDGWRKGVQSGRWYIAVNEKQPMLLKTFPSREGIIKRSLQCKYLFASILIYLSVIAIFIASMFSVSFFQNTSVEVEESPLWFIPITAGALAIILGMFSVYSFLKLNKLIKSFSENQDPSKRNEAFSKEREKHLINKRELIVKRKIGWMYAPDQLEKWLEEKERKGFHLYRVSRTGTVFYFKKGNPRQVRYCADYQNISNEQYYEMHRDAGWKSVFTSKSSLQKWTIWSREYGALEERPNLYSDKIHRLKHARKIVFSYSLLFLPITFVYLLNLSIFISNGSNFGFRGLNALNTVMYTICIFMFGSFVLRTWLYYGRLKKSSAGQSHQ
- a CDS encoding PadR family transcriptional regulator, whose product is MEIDNVLKKYTPMTETAFYILLSLTKPRHGYGIVKHVEEMTNARIRLGSGTVYGTLTKMQKDGVITLFADEDRKTVYEVTDTGKILMAAEIKRLKELHQNAINHEEKFE
- a CDS encoding LLM class flavin-dependent oxidoreductase — encoded protein: MKLSILDQSPLSSGKTPKDALEASLRLAQYGEGLGYKRYWIAEHHDFTGLTSSAPEVMLGYIGGKTKTIRLGAGAVLLPHYKPFKVAETFNLLSTLFPDRIDLGIGRSPGGSAEASIALSGNFLENVRQLPDIYNDLLHFIRGDFPENHMFSTIQPAPLPPVPPDVFVLGTSRKSAKMAAEGGTGYVFGQFMGGTDPEIIQSYKDAFHASGHKSKPEVLLAAAVICAETREEAEKIALSNQVWQMMLAKGEGRKGVPSFEEAEAYVLTQEEKEQLEKMKTLQIIGSPPDVKAKLEKLALDYDADELMIITITHKEADKLHSYKLIAHEFGY
- a CDS encoding DUF3219 family protein — encoded protein: MIININERSIEGTNFIHEEVNGSHLISFHFRVKSGQDYHDTTTLLYKNDFEVKVPEKDLSFQAVIKQYSTSAVNLYEENAVGDYFLELIEKKAGK
- a CDS encoding heme biosynthesis protein HemY; amino-acid sequence: MECKINRNAAKVLKRMLESEEGQGKMIRVFITEMHGDHAHYDVKLDTPTEHDEIVKTDKDIDILMDSREEFLDGVWIQFFFVPQERFEIINKNKGWHNHH
- a CDS encoding LLM class flavin-dependent oxidoreductase — encoded protein: MFKRNYADEKNKQLHEIKLSVLDLAPIVSGSHAGEALGNSLDLAQHAEKWRYNRYWLAEHHNMRGIASSATAVVIGHIAQGTSTIRVGSGGIMLPNHAPLVIAEQFGTLESLFPGRIDLGLGRAPGTDQLTAQALRRELKGSAEDFPEQVEELRAYFNPTEYSHVKAIPGEGLNIPVWLLGSSGFSAHLAGQLGLPFAFASHFSPDHTTEALRIYRNHFRPSDVLDEPYAMVGMNVVAADSEAQAQYLSTSMKQQFLNLVRGRPGQLNPPVDDMDDLWNEYEKASIQQTLRASAIGDPDQVKAKLQSFLNETQADEMMITANIFDHQARLRSYEIVSQLMK